A region of Dioscorea cayenensis subsp. rotundata cultivar TDr96_F1 chromosome 5, TDr96_F1_v2_PseudoChromosome.rev07_lg8_w22 25.fasta, whole genome shotgun sequence DNA encodes the following proteins:
- the LOC120262020 gene encoding protein ELC-like, with protein MAPPPPAPPSMPSTQGAQYAQQFLTTALSQRGPSALPYAEDAKWLIRQHLVSLVDAFPSLHPKVTHFVHNDGRTALLLQAEGTIPIAYQGAVYNLPASIWLLETYPRSPPAVFLTPTQSMLVKPHHPLVDRSGSVHSPYLLSWLFPSSNLVDLVRSLSHAFSLDPPLYSRQTPSANPSPSPSSNPNPNPNPIPIPIPSSHSSPAPARVFSSSSSPYARPAASVEDPAEVFRRNAISKLVDTIHGDLAALRKSRELEVEGLFTTQAGLKQREEELRKGLREMLDEKEALEQQLQMVLMNTDVLEGWVRENEGRGRRIGDVDVDDAFEPSDPLSKQMLQCTAADLAVEDVIYSLDKAAQEGSISFEMYLKNVRALSREQFFHRATGAKVRAAQLQSQVTSMAARVPPQYAS; from the coding sequence ATGGCACCGCCACCGCCCGCGCCGCCATCCATGCCCTCTACCCAGGGCGCGCAGTACGCGCAGCAGTTCCTCACCACCGCGCTCTCCCAGCGCGGCCCCTCCGCTCTTCCTTACGCCGAGGACGCCAAGTGGCTGATCCGCCAGCACCTCGTCTCCCTTGTTGACGCCTTCCCTTCTCTTCATCCTAAGGTTACCCACTTCGTTCACAACGATGGCCGCACCGCGCTCCTTCTCCAGGCCGAGGGCACCATCCCCATAGCCTACCAAGGCGCTGTCTACAACCTGCCAGCGTCCATCTGGCTTCTCGAGACCTACCCCCGATCCCCGCCGGCTGTCTTTCTCACGCCGACGCAATCGATGCTCGTGAAGCCCCATCACCCGCTGGTTGACCGCTCCGGCTCTGTCCACTCCCCTTACCTTTTATCCTGGCTCTTCCCGTCATCCAACCTCGTCGATCTTGTCCGATCCCTCTCCCATGCCTTCTCCCTCGATCCCCCTCTCTATTCCCGTCAAACACCTTCTGCAAACCCTAGTCCTAGCCCTAGttctaaccctaaccctaatcctaatcctattccTATTCCTATTCCTTCGTCGCACTCGTCCCCAGCACCAGCAAGGGTTTTCTCATCATCGTCATCGCCGTATGCTCGCCCAGCGGCATCGGTCGAGGACCCTGCTGAAGTCTTCCGCCGCAACGCGATCTCGAAGCTTGTTGATACGATCCATGGAGACCTTGCTGCGCTTCGTAAATCTCGCGAGCTTGAGGTGGAGGGGCTTTTCACGACCCAAGCTGGTTTGAAGCAGCGAGAGGAGGAACTCAGGAAGGGATTGAGAGAGATGCTGGATGAAAAGGAGGCGCTTGAGCAGCAGCTGCAGATGGTACTTATGAACACTGATGTTCTTGAAGGATGGGTGAGGGAGAATGAAGGGAGGGGTAGGAGGATTGGAGATGTGGATGTGGATGATGCTTTTGAGCCTTCGGATCCATTATCCAAACAGATGCTGCAGTGCACAGCTGCGGACCTGGCTGTGGAGGATGTCATTTACTCACTGGATAAAGCAGCACAAGAGGGATCGATTTCCTTTGAGATGTATTTGAAGAATGTGAGGGCCTTGTCTAGGGAGCAATTCTTTCATCGCGCAACCGGAGCAAAGGTGAGGGCTGCACAGCTTCAGTCTCAGGTGACGAGCATGGCAGCGAGGGTGCCCCCACAGTATGCTTCATAG